One part of the Glycine max cultivar Williams 82 chromosome 14, Glycine_max_v4.0, whole genome shotgun sequence genome encodes these proteins:
- the LOC100807602 gene encoding homeobox protein knotted-1-like 2-like produces MEEYTSNNHLSENTGPSPSTPRPNFLYSSASGGNHNHQHQHHSHHHHHHHQFPINTFHLQSGGSDHCFQSDQVSPHPSVKSEASTSQLHAPIFHYPLMRGNLHNTMHHPQQQGGSPTSSTGEVEAIKAKIIAHPQYSNVLEAYMDCQKIGAPPEVVARMAAAKQEFEARQRSSVGSRETSKDPELDQFMEAYYDMLVKYREELTRPIQEAMDFMRRIETQLNMLCNGPVRIFSDDKCEGAGSSEEDQDNSGGETELPEIDPRAEDRELKNHLLKKYSGYLSSLKQELSKKKKKGKLPKDARQKLLNWWELHYKWPYPSESEKVALAESTGLDQKQINNWFINQRKRHWKPSEDMQFMVMDGLHPQSATLYMDGHYMADGHYRLGP; encoded by the exons atggaggaaTACACTAGTAATAATCACTTGAGTGAAAACACAGGTCCAAGTCCAAGTACTCCAAGGCCAAATTTCTTGTACTCTTCAGCTAGTGGTGGAAACCATAATCATCAGCATCAGCATCATagccatcaccaccaccaccaccaccagttTCCAATCAACACCTTTCATCTTCAATCGGGTGGATCAGATCATTGCTTTCAGTCTGATCAAGTTTCACCACACCCTTCTGTCAAATCCGAAGCCAGCACTTCTCAGCTCCACGCTCCGATTTTCCACTACCCTTTAATGAGAGGAAACCTTCACAACACTATGCATCATCCTCAGCAACAAGGAGGGAGCCCAACTAGCTCCACTGGTGAAGTTGAAGCCATAAAAGCTAAAATCATTGCTCACCCTCAGTACTCCAATGTTTTAGAAGCCTACATGGATTGTCAAAAG ATAGGAGCTCCACCCGAAGTGGTGGCGCGTATGGCTGCGGCTAAGCAAGAGTTTGAGGCACGGCAAAGATCTTCAGTTGGTTCAAGGGAAACTTCAAAAGACCCTGAACTTGACCAATTCATG GAAGCATACTATGACATGCTTGTGAAGTATAGAGAGGAATTAACAAGGCCTATTCAAGAGGCTATGGATTTCATGCGAAGGATAGAAACTCAGCTAAATATGCTTTGCAATGGACCCGTGCGGATCTTCTCTg ATGATAAATGTGAAGGTGCCGGTTCATCAGAAGAGGATCAAGACAACAGTGGAGGAGAAACAGAACTTCCCGAGATTGATCCCCGAGCAGAAGACCGTGAACTCAAAAACCACTTGCTGAAGAAGTACAGTGGTTACTTAAGTAGCCTTAAGCAAGAACTCtccaagaagaaaaagaaagggaaactTCCCAAAGATGCTAGGCAAAAGCTACTTAACTGGTGGGAATTACATTACAAATGGCCATATCCTTCG GAATCAGAGAAGGTGGCATTGGCTGAATCAACTGGTTTGGACCAAAAGCAAATAAATAACTGGTTCATAAACCAGAGGAAGAGGCATTGGAAACCATCTGAAGACATGCAATTTATGGTGATGGATGGCCTGCATCCGCAGAGTGCAACTCTCTATATGGATGGTCACTACATGGCAGATGGTCACTACCGTCTAGgaccatga